In the genome of Harmonia axyridis chromosome 4, icHarAxyr1.1, whole genome shotgun sequence, the window TACATAACTTTTTTCTCCTCAAGTATTAGCATTCAATTAGAAATTAGAAAACATCGAGGAAAACATCCTGTATAGGGGGTgaatcaaaaatgtgtaccgggtttttcaccataatttgaccccccctttaactttgttactagaagaggtacaaaaaaacttttgtaggaaacatttttttgtacctctttcagtaacaaagttaaagggggggtcaaattatggtgaaaaacccggtacctagcTTTCTGGAAGTGATGGTACATTGGAAAAAAGTCTagtttgaagtttgatgaatgaacttatggcccaaaacgcatattaagggagatgtatccttccaaagttgataaaattaaaaaaatgtttccgcATAACTTCGAAACGGTGAATGAAAGCAGATTGAAActtcgtgcataaatgtatgttcttaaaatacatttttttattacacttctacatttctgatataaagggtgtttttagagggCGAGTCatgatatttttatgacaacTTCTTCCGTTGTATttgttttggtgaaaaaatagaAGCATTCGATGGGGCGAAggaaattacatgaaaaaggtactcttatccaaatacaaaaaattgaaccgttttcgagatattcgagTTTTTGTCCCGAGATTCGTCGATAACCATAGAAATTGTTCCAAAACAAAATTATGACTTGCCCTctaaaaacacccgttataacaatatcagaaatgtaagagtataatgaaaaaattaatttgaacaacaaacattcatgcactatatttcaatctggtggcattcaccgtttagaagttatgtgCAGAATTTTTTCAATCACCCCCAGAAAGCTAGGTACACATTTTTTACTGACCTTGTATGTATACATTATTATTCTTAAAGAAAAAAGAACAGAAACTTCATTCATAGTGTGTCGAGTCGTCACAATCGCGTATTCCTTTGTTACTCTCTCAGAAAAATATGAGgacattatttttatattaatgaaACCACAACTTTTCCACATATCTGTCAAATGAAAACACTATTTGATGAAGGagattgaatgaatatataaaaaaattgtcaacTTTGTGaacaatttgttaaccgtttactcaatttatacagttttagttattttgacttttcttttggttgattattaattttgtcattttaagaattggaattatattccaagacaaaaaaaaaatatatcatcaagatatattattgtgaagaaataggcacaaagttgtcaatttttttatattcaccgcaaatattgttacaattccAACTATGTAGACACTGGATATGTTGTCTTACCTCATCTAAGAATTCAGTGATATCGTAGACCCTGTCGTATATGACAACCCAACAGTCCTTTCTGGTGTCGTGACAAAGCACCTCTTCCAGGGTGATTTCCACACCAAGGGTTGCACCAATCACTCCTCCAGAAAAACTAACACCTGCGTCCAAAGAATTAACAACTGGCAAAAATGCCGACGCCATCGGTCCACAACCTTACACGGATATGTCTTCAGAGAAGGGACTCCTTTCTGACACAAACTGGAGTATGGAAAAAAGAATAGATAGCCGTGACGACGACGATAATGAGATTACATCAGCTGGTCGAAAATCGCTAGATTATACGCTCGTATAGTTTACGTTTCGAATTTCAACTACGACCGATTGATAGCTGAGGCCATAGGTGTGTGGTCAGCGTTTAACTGTTGGTTCTTTCGACCGAAACAAGATTATAAATATAATTCCGTTCTTATCTGAGGGTTGCGAAAACCTGGTAACGTGATTCTGTCGAAAAATATGCCTACCATTCCTTAATATTAGAAATTATTACAGGTCAAGCTAATCTATGATGAATTTAGTCGTTTATGCgtctttatatttttctatgagAAGCATTGCATATCAGTTTTGGTTTAGACTAGTTAATACTTCTATTCTACTGTTCCAAAGCTTTCACATACGAAACTCATAATGTAGGATCATTTTGCccatattttcaaaatcccATATACTCACTCACTAtaattcatatacagggtggccactttttcaatgggattgtattggtaacttttaaaccataagagttagaaggaaaaagttgcatgcatagaagcattatcaagcagttcaaacaaatcgagattatcagggccggttactgattcataagaaaagtaaattctgtcatctttcattttttcccactttatttcaaatattatcaaaaaatgttacaggatttttttattcgacagtaaattgttctcaatttgacgtaatcagatttcgtatccaacgtttcgtactctctgggccaccctcagcctcatttttttcaatacggacctgcatattttatgacacttttcaaaataacttttaacgctgaattcaacgatatatcatacaatgtcattcaaagttgattttcaggtgattttgacccttatccaaatttctttgggtcggatctgtattacatttcggtacctttagtttaagtaacaacaagcaatacatttcgatgagaaaatcaacttactcgtCTTGAACTGAAtgaaacatatcagaatcaaatcaagaaacaagtaataattatttacatatttcatttcataataatcaaaggaattatcatttaatgaaagaaaaatcgaataattattcgaaagtaaatgaacaTGAATGaggtaagtgttcgaaatgtccaccattttgtaaaatgcacttaacggttctggaacccatacttcttatacatttgcttatttcgtcttcttgaataccttccgaTACAtcctcaatcttctcgcgagaaatcactattgttggatttgtcatttgttccagaatcgaactttattttgatatcattacgatataagttttgaaggcttggtattcaaatttaaaatcattgtattcgcgtctcttgactattttattaacagcagtttttgataaattacattcactacagatccgacccaaagaaatttgaataagggtcaaaatcacctgaaaatcaactttgaatgacattgtatgatatatcgttgaattcagcgttaaaagttatttcgaaaagtgtcataaaatatacaggtccgtattgaaaaaaataaggttgagggtggcccagagagcacgaaacgttggatacgaaatctgattacgtcaaattgagaacaatttactgccgaataaaaaattcctgtaacattttttgataatatttcaaataaagtgggaaaaaaagaaaaatcaaaatgacagaatttacttttcttatgatatctcaataaccggccctgataatctcgatttgcttgaactgcttgataatgcttctatgcatgcattttttctccatttgatcgaccttctaactcttatggtttaaaagttaccaatacaatcccattgaaaaagtggccaccctgtatagaattCATATACACTGTGTTCGTGAAGTacggaacaaattcatttttagctgaacagaccattttaaaaaataatcctgaaacacgtcgattttttattttaatttaccgtattttaaaataataatctataataaataataatctatacagggtgaattactttcgagtaatgacgtcaccgttatttttttttttttatggaatccccattttgtctcaattttccgattactctagcttagctgattccaaaaatatatcacatgttgattccaattggtacagggtggacaaaaatacaataattttgtgtgtgctcacGCGTAACATTGTTTATTAGTaaatttaacaatattatcaaaaatacttattgtctagcgaagtataaagaaaaaaaaaattgcgtaCTCATTAGCAGTCTCCCCCTATATTTCTACCGCTATAATTGAAGGTACCGatatcataattatttttttgtttatacgCCACGAAATTCCAAAATCCGTTTAAATCTGTTGTTatattcttttctatttttcttaTATAATTCCCTTTTTCTAATCTGATCATTCTTTTCAATGCCCTCCTCGCTTCCACAAACTTGTCTCTATAAAAGTTAGATATAAACCTCATTTTCCtatactttttcttcttctttaacaTATTCCTGATTTCATTCGTCAACCAAATCGGATAACGTTTAAAATTAGAAAATACTACGTTCCTAGGTACGCAGTCATctataatttcatataatttcctGTAAAAGTTACCTAAAGCCACATTCACATCAGATTTTTCAGATAATGCACTTTCCCAATCAGAATCTCTAATGCTGTTAACTAGTTTGAGGAAatcagttttttttaaattgtaccTTTACTCTTTTGAGACATACTTGTTACATTTTTTGTGGCAATCTAAAGTTATTGAGATTTCAAGAGCAGGATGATATGCGTCATCTTTCACGAAAGGGAGGAAGTCACTTGCTACCTTGTATGTATTCGAGTTATTTTTCGAGCTAATAACTAAGtctcttggaaattttttaaCCTGAAACTGTCTAAGTTGAGGAAATCATTAAGACTGTCAAGAACACTATTCGATTTATCGGAATTGTAATCCATTCCATGTATACCGCGTATATTGAAATCCCCAACAATGTAAAATTTATCTTGATTTACAACTTTATCTtgtaaaaattcgaaaactgaATCATATATCTCACATATACTACCAGAAGGTATATACCGCAAAATGTATATGTGCAATTGCTTACCTTTACTTCAACGATAACTAATTCAAAATCAGAGACCAGAGTTATGTTTaactatattcaaaattttatgctTCTTTTTAATGGCCATCAAGACTCCTCCCCCCTTAGATTTTTTAGTATAATCAAGATTCCTGTCAGATCTCACCACATTATATAATCCTCCGTCTGCCAACTCTCCATCACCAACCCTGGATTTGCAAGCTGGATATCATTTATTGGACTCTTTGAAGT includes:
- the LOC123678265 gene encoding probable cytochrome b5 2, encoding MASAFLPVVNSLDAGVSFSGGVIGATLGVEITLEEVLCHDTRKDCWVVIYDRVYDITEFLDEHPGGADLLLEYAGRDASVAFRSAGHSQDAVQLLHRYFIGELPISERVFRKVGGFKLSDMPE